A window of Salvia splendens isolate huo1 unplaced genomic scaffold, SspV2 ctg1067, whole genome shotgun sequence contains these coding sequences:
- the LOC121788529 gene encoding histone H3.2: MARTKQTARKSTGGKAPRKQLATKAARKSAPATGGVKKPHRFRPGTVALREIRKYQKSTELLIRKLPFQRLVREIAQDFKTDLRFQSSAVAALQEAAEAYLVGLFEDTNLCAIHAKRVTIMPKDIQLARRIRGERA, encoded by the coding sequence ATGGCTCGCACCAAGCAGACCGCTCGCAAGTCCACCGGCGGCAAGGCGCCGAGGAAGCAGCTCGCCACCAAGGCAGCCAGGAAGTCCGCTCCCGCCACCGGCGGCGTCAAGAAGCCCCACCGCTTCCGCCCCGGAACCGTCGCGCTTCGTGAGATCAGGAAGTACCAGAAGTCCACTGAGCTCCTCATCCGCAAGCTGCCGTTCCAGCGCCTGGTTCGTGAGATCGCACAGGACTTCAAGACGGATCTCAGGTTCCAGAGCTCCGCCGTGGCGGCGCTGCAGGAGGCGGCGGAGGCCTACCTGGTTGGGCTGTTCGAGGACACCAACCTCTGTGCCATTCATGCTAAGAGGGTGACCATTATGCCCAAGGACATTCAGCTCGCTAGGAGGATCAGAGGCGAGCGCGCTTAG